The window GCTGGACGGTGGTGCACGACAGTCAGGGACGGTCATTATAGGGCGGGTTGCCCCTGATCAGGTGGTTTCGCGCGACGGCGGCGTCGCCACGCGGCGCCGGTCACTGGCTCTCGCTGAACCCGGTGACGAAGGGATCTCCCGCCGTGCGCCCGGTGCGCAGCCGGCGCAGGGTCTCCCCGAGCACGGAGGGCGGCAGTGCGGCGAGGTCGTCCAGCGGCACGTCGGTGAGGTCCAGCACGACGGACTCCAGGGTGTCCTCGCCCCGCTCGGCGC of the Streptomyces koelreuteriae genome contains:
- the fxsA gene encoding FxSxx-COOH cyclophane-containing RiPP peptide; the protein is MAELEEAGAERGEDTLESVVLDLTDVPLDDLAALPPSVLGETLRRLRTGRTAGDPFVTGFSESQ